One part of the Leclercia sp. LSNIH1 genome encodes these proteins:
- a CDS encoding catecholate siderophore receptor Fiu, translating to MDKNRNVPNSFNSLTFFAGLCIGLSPVATALAADSTDNKPDDTLVVEAAQPSLYAPQKSADAKFSRPVADTTRTMTVISEQVLKDQGTTNLTDALKNVPGVGAFFAGENGNSTTGDAVYMRGVDTSNSIYVDGIRDISTTTRDTFNTEQVEVIKGPSGSDYGRSAPSGSINMISKQPRLDSGIDASASIGSAYMRRGTLDINQVMGDTSAFRLNLMGEKTHDEGRDNVKNERYGVAPSLALGLGTENRLYLNYLHVTQHNTPDGGIPTIGLPGYSAPSAGTAALNHSGKVNTSNFYGTDSDYDDSTSDTATMRFEHDFNDNTTLRNTTRWSRVKQDYLMTAVMGGASNITQPDRNNVDTWTWSRLANTKDVSNKILTNQTNLTTKFYTGSVGHDISTGVEFTRETQTNYGVDAITPPPVNIYHPNSNVDIGGLNNNGANANGRTDTFGLYAFDTLQVTRDFELNGGIRLDTYHTDYDSASICGGTGRGAVACPAGTPKGSPVTTIDTATSGNLVNWKAGALYHLNEYGNVYVNYAISQQPPGGNNFALAQGGSGSSANRTDFKPQKAKTSELGTKWQVLDKRLLLTAAVFRTDIENEVEQNDDGTYSQYGKKRVEGYELSAAGNITPAWQVIGGYTQQRASVRTGNDVAQDGTSSLPYTPEHAFTLWSQYQATDDLSVGAGARYIGSMHRGADGAVGTPSFTEGYWVADAKLGYRVNRNLDMQLNVYNLFDEDYVASINKSGYRYHPGEPRTFMLTANMHF from the coding sequence ATGGATAAAAATCGCAACGTTCCGAACAGCTTTAACTCGCTGACCTTTTTTGCGGGTCTGTGTATCGGCCTTTCCCCGGTGGCGACAGCGCTTGCCGCAGACAGCACGGATAACAAACCTGACGATACCCTGGTGGTGGAGGCCGCCCAGCCTTCGCTCTATGCCCCGCAGAAATCTGCCGACGCCAAATTCAGTCGCCCGGTGGCAGACACCACCCGTACCATGACGGTGATCTCCGAGCAGGTGCTGAAGGATCAGGGCACCACCAATCTGACCGACGCGTTGAAAAACGTTCCGGGTGTTGGCGCCTTTTTCGCCGGTGAAAACGGCAACTCCACCACCGGCGACGCGGTCTACATGCGCGGCGTGGATACCTCGAACAGCATCTACGTTGACGGTATTCGCGACATCAGCACCACCACCCGTGACACCTTCAACACCGAACAGGTGGAAGTGATCAAAGGGCCGTCCGGCAGCGATTACGGACGCAGCGCCCCGAGCGGCTCGATCAATATGATCAGCAAACAGCCGCGTCTGGATTCCGGTATTGATGCCTCTGCCAGCATTGGCAGCGCCTATATGCGCCGTGGAACCCTCGATATTAACCAGGTGATGGGCGATACCTCGGCGTTTCGTCTGAACCTGATGGGTGAAAAAACTCACGATGAAGGGCGCGATAACGTTAAAAACGAGCGCTACGGCGTGGCCCCTTCCCTCGCCCTGGGGCTGGGAACGGAAAACCGCCTCTACCTGAACTACCTGCATGTCACCCAGCACAACACTCCGGACGGCGGGATCCCGACTATCGGGTTGCCGGGCTACTCTGCCCCCTCAGCGGGCACCGCGGCGCTGAATCACTCCGGCAAGGTGAACACCAGCAACTTCTACGGCACCGATTCCGATTATGACGATTCTACGTCTGACACCGCCACGATGCGCTTTGAGCACGACTTTAACGACAACACCACCCTGCGCAACACCACGCGCTGGTCGCGGGTGAAGCAGGATTATCTGATGACCGCCGTAATGGGTGGCGCCAGCAACATCACCCAGCCTGACCGTAATAATGTGGACACCTGGACCTGGTCGCGCCTCGCCAACACCAAAGATGTCAGCAATAAGATCCTGACCAACCAGACCAACCTGACCACTAAATTCTATACCGGCAGCGTCGGCCACGATATCAGTACCGGAGTGGAGTTCACCCGTGAAACCCAGACCAACTACGGCGTGGATGCCATCACCCCGCCGCCGGTCAATATCTATCATCCGAACAGCAACGTCGATATTGGCGGTCTGAATAACAATGGCGCTAATGCCAATGGCCGGACCGATACCTTCGGTCTGTACGCCTTCGATACGTTGCAGGTCACCCGTGATTTCGAGCTGAACGGCGGGATTCGTCTCGATACCTACCATACCGACTATGACAGCGCCAGCATTTGCGGCGGCACGGGGCGTGGAGCTGTGGCCTGCCCGGCCGGCACGCCGAAAGGTTCCCCGGTCACGACGATCGATACCGCTACCTCCGGTAACCTGGTCAACTGGAAGGCCGGAGCGCTTTATCACCTGAACGAATACGGCAACGTCTATGTGAACTACGCCATCTCCCAGCAGCCGCCAGGCGGCAATAACTTCGCGCTGGCCCAGGGCGGAAGCGGCAGCAGCGCCAACCGCACCGACTTTAAGCCGCAGAAGGCCAAAACCAGCGAGCTGGGCACCAAATGGCAAGTGCTCGATAAGCGTCTGCTCCTGACCGCGGCAGTCTTCCGCACCGACATCGAAAACGAAGTCGAGCAGAACGACGACGGCACTTACTCCCAGTATGGTAAAAAACGCGTCGAAGGCTATGAGCTGTCGGCAGCCGGTAACATCACCCCGGCCTGGCAGGTGATCGGCGGCTATACCCAGCAGCGCGCCAGCGTGCGCACCGGCAATGACGTGGCGCAGGATGGCACCTCATCTCTGCCCTATACCCCGGAACATGCCTTTACCCTGTGGAGCCAGTACCAGGCCACGGACGATCTCTCCGTTGGCGCAGGCGCCCGCTATATTGGCAGCATGCACCGCGGCGCTGACGGCGCGGTGGGTACGCCGTCGTTCACCGAAGGGTACTGGGTGGCGGATGCCAAACTGGGCTATCGCGTCAACCGCAACCTCGACATGCAGCTCAACGTCTACAACCTGTTTGATGAAGACTATGTCGCCTCCATCAACAAGAGCGGCTACCGTTACCATCCGGGCGAGCCGCGCACCTTTATGTTAACGGCGAACATGCACTTCTGA
- the mcbA gene encoding DUF1471 family periplasmic protein McbA, with translation MKKYLVMLAAASLAGASFAAWSIESLSNGDTGQLRPAGTVQASGARDLDDLQDKLAEKAREQGAKGYVVNSASGDNTMFGTATIYK, from the coding sequence ATGAAAAAATACCTGGTAATGCTCGCTGCCGCTTCACTGGCAGGTGCGTCGTTTGCTGCATGGTCAATCGAATCACTCAGCAATGGCGATACCGGTCAACTTAGACCCGCCGGAACCGTGCAGGCTTCTGGCGCAAGAGACCTTGACGATCTGCAGGACAAACTGGCTGAAAAAGCGCGTGAACAAGGTGCTAAAGGCTACGTGGTGAATTCTGCCAGCGGCGACAACACCATGTTCGGTACCGCCACGATTTACAAGTAA